The sequence TAAATTATATTGCAGTTTTTCTTGttaaaattcttggagaaattgcTTAAAATTGAATTCGTCCATTGTTATTGTTCATTTAAATCAACTTGCACGTAGTATGTCACATTTGTCTCGCATGAGAAACAAtgttttttgtcaaatttaatCTGTAAAAAATCTACACAGGAAGTTTTGTGTTTAGTATTTTGTTTccaatgtcctcctttttcaaccaaatgtcctcctttttcgctacgaTTTGGATGAACGTCCTcctttgaagaatttaatatgGTCACCCTACTTATACTAGGCGTTCCCTTTATGGCTAACACTGTCTTCCGTATTTGCaacaaatattatatatttttacatttcaacAGTTAGCGGTTTTGAAGACACAAGTCTCAATTTTAAATAAAAGATAATTTCTCTGTTTCTCGTATCTTGCTTTTTGAGATATGTGTCTCTGGAACTATGGAACTATGGAGTAGTTTTGAAATTGGATTCTAACGAGTTCATCTCAAGTTCTCTTTTTTTAACCACGATTTGATCCCATGTCATTGATAATTACGGATTCATTTATTTACAATTCATTTGTCAGGTTTCTTTTGGTTATCACAAAAGCAACACGTTTGCCTCTTATCAACCTACTGTTACAAAACTGAACGAAAGTAAATctttctttgatttttgtttttcaacagAAGACATTTCAGACACACGAAGGGAAATGATTAAAGCCGCTCAATATTAAGGATGTTTTTGTAACGATCATTCACTTCCAGTATATGTTTGTTTACCTACTTTTGATCTCCAAACCATCTGACCGCTGGTGTGTCGATTTCGATGAAATGCTGCAATCGTAATTTCAAGAGCGCATTACAAAAACACACGTGCACTGCCCAGTCCAGCATGCTCGATATCAATCTGCAACACCTTTGGcgaaattgaatcaaatttgatAATGATTATTGATCACCTCAAACCCTCTATAAATATTCACGGATCGTCGTTATCCACCATCAGTCATATCTCAGCGATCGACCAGCTTCAGCAAAAGTAACAAACAGAAAAACCCCAACCCATCGATCCGACATGTATAAGGTAATGAAAAAAATGGGACTGAGGAAAGTCGTCAATTAGATTCGATATTAATGTTTTGTTTCTCTCCTACCATTGCTCCAGCAGATTATTGCACTCGTTGCCTGTTTAGCTGCAGTGGCCACAGCTCTGCCATATAAGCCCGCGGCGGAGCCACATCACGAGCCCAAAGAAGTTCATCACCCCGCGCAGTACAAATTCGAATACGGTGTGAAGGATGGCCACACCGGAGATCACAAAACCCAGTGGGAGCACCGCGATGGGGATCACGTGAAGGGCCAGTACACCCTGGAAGAAGCTGATGGCGGTCACCGTTTGGTCGAGTACGAATCCGACGCCCACGGAGGAATTCAAATTCAGGTTAAGAGAGTCGGCGGTCATGGTTCAGCACCAAAGGTGCACCACGAACCGATCCCAGTCATTCCGGTTAAAGTGCATCCGAAGAAACATCGTCACTAGGTTGGGTGACTGAAAGGACCTTTTGTGGTGTTCAAGGCACGACCAGTTCGTAGATACGATTATTGTCATGCGTCGGAGACAACGATAATAATTTGTTCAACAAGACTGCTACTGTAAAACCAGGATTATAATGTCAATGCTGCTAGTACTGATGGTTACCAAAAGATTTGTAGAGTTACGGCAGGTATTTCTGTCGATAGTCTAATTCCCGTCATAGGctcaaaaccaacgaaagcaaagTCCATTCGCTATAATTTTACAGAACGATTCTCGTGATCCTACGATTGAGTACGGATGAGttttagcaaaaatatgtttctttcATTTGCTTTCGTGATTATGACGAGAATTGGAAttcagacgaaaatacctgccgtaacCCTAGCCATTTTCATTATTAGTAGCAATGATAAGGTTTTTAAGATTCTAGAAAAGagtaatataataatataatatatctATATGCATAATTGTTTCACGCTAACATTCAaacaattctttgaaaattccaagtaaaaataaacgtgaaagtgagaaatgtgtgaaaaataaaacaaactattTTGTCATTCGTAAGCTCAAATTATATTGCTGTGATATTCAGTTGACAATTAATCCGAAAACTAGCACTTTGCATATTATTTCGGGAATTGTCTGCTTGTCAATGTAAGAAATGTGATTACTGCTCTGATTATTAATTTCAAAGCTTCCTATCAAAAACTATGTAATGTACAGTGAGGCAGATAGGCATGTTCcttgattttgtgtttttatcCAACATACATGTTAGCAAATCATAACTTTATTCCTTTCTATTCATCATATGTGAGAGCGACAATAGAACAGAATTCTTTCTCGTTacatgtcaaaaaaaaataaacatttgtgCAAGAAATCAGTCTAAGCTTCAGCTACTCAAAATAACGGTGAAGCATTTTCGTTTGAGTAGGACAACCAAAAACGAAGAAAATTATACTtataattgaattgaaaattgcaGGAGAATCAGGGATTAATTTGCAGTAAATAGAACACGTCATATTATGCCACTAAAAACAGAATATGGATCATCAAACTTCTTCAAACTTCTCATTCCCCTTAAAGCGTCACGAAATTAACGGACGGCAACAATGAAAATGTCATGCTATCAGCTAATGGCAGCAAACAGTCCATTATACACAGTTTCCCGCCCAATGTCAAATAATCACGATAGTTAGTTTAAAATAAGAAGTCTTTATTACACAGTCAACATGGGCAGTGCAGTGCGTTACTTTTATGACTGCACGGCAATAAGCAATCCACTGCCCTCGCACCCTCTCGAAAGCACCAACAACAATTTACCCCAAATCATCACCTCTCAATGATGCTGGTCAATGTTGGCGTAACTTTCGCCGCCGTGTCCGTGGTCGCCGTGATGTTCACCGTACACGGCCGGATGCTGAGCATGTCCTGCACGCTGCACATGGGCCTGGAATCCAACGTGTTTGTCCGATTTGTAGTTCACCACCCGGTGAGTGCCGTCGGGTTCATGCAGAGAGTACGATCCCTGGACGGCATCTCCGTCGCGATGTTCCCACTGTTCCTTGTTGTCGCCGGTGTGGGAGTCCTTCACGCCATACTCGAACTTGTACTTGGGATGGGAGTGGTAATCCTCGTACGCTAATGCGGCAACTGCCAAACAGGCAACCAGAACAATGAACTGCAATTAATTGGAGAATGATTAACACTGttataaaaattcaatttcccAATTGTCATACCTTAAACATGTTGGATCTCCTGTTTGAATTGCTTGCGCCAACTGACCTATTGGTGGAGTGCTGTTACGAGACTGATACCTAGTCAGCTGGACATGCAATATTTATACGAAAGTTTATTTTGTTTGGTCTTGAAGCGAGTGAGGTAAATGTGGTGATTTGTTTTCCTACGGGTGTTCATTTACATGCTACTTTCTGTCATGTAATCATGCTCAGCCAGTTCTCTGTACAAACCTACACATATTTTCACAGTTTCCCTTTCGCTCTGACTATTATCTGCTAAGGTTCTCGAGCAATTTCGGTAGTTTGATCTACATATGCACGAAAAACGTAGAGAAAGACGCAATTCGAACGACTTGGACTGAACGAATATGAGAGCAACACTGCCTACCAAAAATATGAGTTAATATGATAAAATAAGTCTcaataataaattagaaaaTTGGAGATTGCACTAAattgtaaaattaaaattttgttttctcttTATTAATGGTGGTGGTGTGCCATGGTGTTTTTAAAAGGTAACCGTCAAAATCTGGGAGAATCCATACTTCGGTTGAATACCATCCATTCCGTTGGTGGTGTAGTCGGGATCTTATTGTACTTGCTGCGCTGCTCTCCGGAGATGGCTATTCTTGCTTTATGTTACGGCAGAACCCCCAAATCGCCTGCTGTTCTCTGGTCAATGAAAATAGTTCAGAACGGAAAATAAATCCGACggtaaatttcattcaattcgcCTATTTGGCAGGACGATATGCATATCAAAATTGGAATCTACGCGGAACGCTCCACTTCAGCGGTAGTCTTTTGGGTATTCCGACAAACAACTTGAGGAATCTGCTTAGCTGAACTCGCATGACCAGAAAATACGGAGAGCGGTGAAATATTGTAGACGATGATTATTTGAGGGCAGCTGGACAGCTGATCGTTTTGGAATAATGCAGTGTTGAAGACACACATAGGGAATTAAGGTCCGAGTTGGGGTTCCCGTATATTGCAATGCAAGGTAGAACTATCAACAACGGACCAAATGTTTACTTTGCGAaaaatctatgagaaattcCGGGAAAACAACTTGCAAGCATCAAAATATAATCAAATAGAATACAACTTGCTGATCATCTGTTCGTAGATTTCAAGGCAGCGTAcgactcagtgaaacggaacCTACTGTGGCATATATGGCTTTCCGGCAAAGCTTATTAGGCTGATTCATGCTGGATGGATCCAAATCAAGCGTCAGAACATCTGGTGAGACAACCGATTTGTTCATGacgttagatggattgaagcattTCGACGCTTTCTTtaatctgctattcaacaaAGCTCTGGGAGGTGCAATTCGAAGATCTGGTGTGCAATGAAACGGAACCATCATCAGGTAGTCTTACATGATCCTTGGTTTTGCGAATAACATCGACTTCATTGGTGTAGATCGCAGAGCAGTGAAAGAGGCTTTCGTGGCTTTCATGCCGCATGCTTACTTCCGTTGAACATATGTTTGACTTTAGAATGTCGGCATCTCAATTCGCTCACAGAATAATTAAATTGAACATTATGTAACCTGAGCATATTCATTAAGACTTTCTATGTCAGATGAATTAAAttacatataaataaaaataaattaatacatGTTACGAGTATTCTAAGGAATATAAACTTGTTGACAACCTCaaatcttacttacttacttatggatcctgtacacctccggtggtacaaagggccgacttgaaagatctccatcctgagagTTGCCCGGCTAaagctttaacctgttgccaggttagatttcggtcgacttcttttatttatttattgaggaTTCGAAGCCATgaacctctgggtctgcctctgctgcgctgtcacgctgggttccagtctaatgcttgtttacagatttcgtttccgccgctacgtagagtgtggccgactcagccccacttccgatcccgaatttctgttgctatcggcctctggtgacaacgacgatggagctcgttgtttgagatccagttgtgaggccaccaggcccgaattatataccgcaggcatctgttaacgaacacctgcagccgttgagtgttctccactgatacacaccatgtttcgctagcgtataacagcacagatttcacgttagagttgaaaattcgtattttggtgcgttcacttatctgcctgtttttccagatatttcttaaactcgcaaaggcagcccttgctttcttgatccgtgcgcctatgtcgatcttggtaccgccgtctgacgccatttggctaccaagatattggaagctttcaacattctccactggttgcccagctactgtgaaactggaatgaGAGTCATCGTGTTTaaatccaacgatttggttttgttgacgttgatgactaaacctgccgtaGTGGATCGCTCggtaaggtcgttgagcttactttgcatgtcagagcgccgttgagcgaggagtgcaacgtcatcagccaattcgaagtcgtttatgtgctccatggttataggctgccataacagcccacagtcatctccaatcagttgtgcagaaaggtctcaatacactttgggtttgttcaaaaacccttggtaaaagatggggcctaaaaccaagtatgatcatgtggatatataaaaccattgtccgtcccaggacaacttacgcttcccttgtctggtggcctaaaactaatgaggctgctgcaagggctaagctcaacaaaatccaacgcaccgcttgcatagccatcactggtgcagttcgtagtacacccactttggccctagacgcaatgcttcacctgccccggttagatcaattcataaagctggaagcggaaaaaagtgctctaaggttaaagagaacaaaaacactgctgtcgggagaccttacgggtcacctcagcatattaaatgaatttgccataaatcccgcaataggaatttgtagtgactggatggaaacggtagtaaattatgacttaccttacgatgtgttcattccttcccgccaggagtgggaaggaggtggaccaacgttccaacaggctctataaatttcttcacagatggttcgaaaatgaataatctgacaggatccggaatctatggccctacaacaaaaatttctgtccacttaggacagtggcccacagtatttcaggcggaaatatatgcaatattagaatgcgtgttattatgcctgaggagaaagtatagatttgcaaaaatatgtattttctctgacagccaagcggcacttaagtcgcttaataactacacttgtaactcaaagctagtgtgggaatgcattctggctttgaaaaacttatccatacgcaatcgagtctacctatattggatcccaggacatacgggtctagagggaaacgagattgctgatgagctagccaggaatggatctaatgaaaggttcattggccctgagcccttctgcgggatctcagactgctctgtaaaaatggaactgaacaaatatatggtcagtcaaatcacatcaaactggaatgcacttccccatacgagccaatccaaaaggctcgtaacgacaAGAAAACCCatcaactattaggtctcaacaaagggatctcaacatctacaccggtctaataactggacactgcccctgcagataccatctacaaaagatctgagcaatccaaacctcaaattgccgcttctgtgacgaggagagagaaacatcagaacacatcctctgctattgcagtgcactcacccaacgtaggttcaaagttctcagcaagcccttttagggcctgctgacatatggatcttatccccaaggacgtggttggcttcataaagctagtctcgccagaatgggggagtcacatactgtaactcaggatctctattcatcaataatagatggtcttgagttcagtcgataccaaggtatctcagtgacaaacatgttactgagataacttgcgtatttcacagtaaaagggtatatcacaatagtcctaaaatctggacgcagtgatcttcacccgacaaacgaggaaaaaaaaaaaaaaaaaacagcccaCGGTTttgttcacggtcaatcgcccctaccagaatctcgtcgattacgatgtactgtaacggtgatagaatacatccttgcctcacactagctacgacccggatagggtcggacaaggccccattgtgcagcactctatacGAGAAGGCCTACGCCTACGAGAaggtactgtgcctcgatgaggtcCCTATGTGtgttctcaggaacccccttgcgtctcagggcgccccacatattctcgtgattgagacggtcgaaagctttttcgtagtcaatgaataccaagtaaagggactcttggaattcgttgatctgctccaaaatgatacggagcgtgacaatatggtccacacaggatcttccggcacggaatccggcctgctgtcgtcggagagtcgcatcgatcttctcctgaattcgggctaggataattttgcatagaactttgagaacggtacacagcaacataatgcctcgccagttatcgcatacagtcaggtaacccattttgggtaccttcacttagataccttgcatccagtcgaccgggaaagttgcggtgtcccagatattacgaaacatacgatgcagtagttgagcggatgtcgtggggtcagctttgagcatctcgtctgatatgcgatcgacccctggggctttattcgatttcatggatggctgtttgaatctctagcagtgatggagcttcggtattatTTTACGTCGGATCcgaggcagatcatgccgaggtggtggtagcctggctggcacttgaaaaagttgttcgaagtgcccgaaccagcgtttcagctggtcagttgatcactcgcgtctttcacaggcatcgctgcattcatcttcgccccgcttcagcgtcgtgagatatcgtagaggaggcgaatgtccccggttgcggcggctctctctccttcgtcggccagagagtctgcccacgctcgcttgccccgtcgacatgagcgttttacttccgactcaagagccgagtatcgttgacgggctaagtctttggctcctctggtttttgatcgctctatcgcggctttggcttctcttctctcttctatcttcacgcttaaaatcaataacacagagatgtgtttgcatcacacaaaacggacctaatgcggaacatcccctggatgagcgatagttacacagccacaaaaatagctcgtgtggttttattgaagcttggatttcaatattttcaacagtatttggttcctcatgaaacaaggaatctgtacaaacgttaacatgttgaaaaggaccgttatcacgaccgtacgaggtatttttgtgcctgtgtaacattaggtccgttttgtgtgatgcaaacacatctctgtgttattgactttaagcgtgttcctccaggtctcatcggtgatccattgttgtctctgggtgcgcagttcgcccagattgttctcgctggtggcgatgaaggcattcttgatggcggcccattggtcttccacgctgccaccttccaaaCAGATCTttatatcacccttcggaattctatctacgacggcattgagttgactgtagaagttctctttgtcttgcagatcggcagcatcggttggcgcatatcattggattatagtaaggtttcggaacCGTTTACCGATCCGAATATCATCAAAATCGTATTGtggtgcgaagctcatcagtttattcatattttttccgcatagtaggctattttacgaattaatgaattattggcggtggctgattttctacccgccgcttccacatccaggcgctatcgtatatgcgcaaatagccaacatgagttaaccgccagaaatttgtataatgaaagacatctaacgcgggtttttatcaaaatctggaacttttcatgaaaaactagttggtaccggttatgaaggatggtgtccgctactacgccaaCCAAtttactcataaaatcactcatataatctgttgtagtacatttatgaacgaatattaccattacaattcataattagttagccatcattgagctccattggaaaaatttagcaaaatcccttcatattcactcaaatttaacgatttgctatttatccaccacatccgtaagattgtagttcaatccattaagaaaaaacaaacaaccttgcgttcaccatcattttacatgcaattgtgtcattttagaccaccattcgagCGTTTTGCCCCACgccaatttttaaaacatttttttaatgcgttagaaagtcatgaaaaccttatttttttgaataggagatcattgtggaatgtagctAGGTTTGTAAATtgtgcacctatacgttgaaattgtttgatatttttgtttatatgggcgaaaacatcgaaaaagcttaagtgGTGCATTTttgaccgttctcccctactggtagttttcgtgatcgtcatgtgaaagcgaaaacagttacattttcattttcaagagaccaaataaaaatgtagcGGACTCCCGGTCAtctgtcacattacaagcagtcatgatgggaatgtttGCTTTGTTTTGATATCTAAATTTCTGGATGGTTTTAATAGATCTGTCGAAGGCAAGTCGATGATATGATCACATTGTTCTTGATTTTcgagttagaagtaacattattgaaggaGAACAGCTTGTTTATAATGGTTTtatgcgctttcatgaaataaaaatccgtgaaaatttggcGCAATTcttttcattgtttatgttttctatgaaagcgggagaGAAATGTAAATATCACGTGActtctctcaatgaaaatgaaaatctcagtactgatCGGGAGCATACGCACACTCTCCGATGTGCTCACGAACCGTGTATTCGGCATCGTAACGCTGAAGGAgctttgttggaagggatcaatggtgcgaacgtttagaggtaatcataccatctaccagagctgcggcaacacacacgagcagGCAACAGCTTTCAtggtgatgggcgatatgcaaggaGAGAATGTggaggttgaggatcaaagaccgGTGCTTCAACTTcaacataatcaacgtccacaccccggaagcactgatgatgataagggcGCATTCTACGCGCATCTAGAAAGGGAgaacgacagctgcccaagctaCGACTTCAAagtcatcataggagattttaaCACTCATGTTGGCGAAGAGGAGGAGGTAAACCGACTTTTGGAAAGTTGAGCGCCCACCGggtgacgaacgaaaacggcctacgactaattgatttcgccgcctccaagaatatgaccattcgcagcacctatttCCAatacagccttccgtatcgttACTGCTGacgatcaccactgcagacagaatcacaaatcgaccacgttctgattgatggacggcacttttcCGACTTTATCGACGTCAGAACATATCGTGATGCTAACATctactctgaccactatctggtgatggttaaactgcgcccaaaactatccgttatcaacaatgttctgtaccgacgaccaccgcgatcaccatccttaatgccgccttcCGTCGTAGTGAACGAGTTCTGgggttatcaagccggcttcgcagacggccgctcgacaacgaaccagatctttactgtacggcaaatccttaaaaaatgccgtgaatagcAGGTCCCGACGCACCATCTGtgcattgatttcaaggcggcatacgacagtatagaccacgtagagctaaggcaaattatggacgagaacagcttccctgggaagcttaccagactgatcaaagcaacggtggttggtgtgcaaaactgtgtgaagatttcgggcgaacactctagttcgttcgaatcgcgccggggacttgTGGCTTCAAATTGCTGATTCAGTGttactgtttagatgtaaactaaataaatgaatgaattaatGACGAtagccgcgaggtgaaaagacgCGTTGCGGCTGCAAGTAGGACTTTCTACGGTTTGCATAGCCAGCGGACACGGACAAAACTAGCTCCACCTAGCTCTGTACACATagttgattcgtccagtcgtAGGACCATGAAGCACGGACGTTAAAAGATGTAAACTATCGaattctcggagtgtttgagtggAGAAAACTGCGCTCAATACTTGGCGGCGTGGTAGAAAATGGTGAATGGCGCAGACGCCTGAATCACGAATTGTGATAAGTGTACAAAAATTCAGACATCAGCACACTGATAGAATATGGCTGATTACAGTGGGCTGAACATGTAGTGTGTATGCTGGAAGAGAG comes from Armigeres subalbatus isolate Guangzhou_Male chromosome 2, GZ_Asu_2, whole genome shotgun sequence and encodes:
- the LOC134211285 gene encoding cuticle protein 19-like isoform X2, which translates into the protein MYKIIALVACLAAVATALPYKPAAEPHHEPKEVHHPAQYKFEYGVKDGHTGDHKTQWEHRDGDHVKGQYTLEEADGGHRLVEYESDAHGGIQIQVKRVGGHGSAPKVHHEPIPVIPVKVHPKKHRH
- the LOC134211288 gene encoding cuticle protein 19-like; the encoded protein is MFKFIVLVACLAVAALAYEDYHSHPKYKFEYGVKDSHTGDNKEQWEHRDGDAVQGSYSLHEPDGTHRVVNYKSDKHVGFQAHVQRAGHAQHPAVYGEHHGDHGHGGESYANIDQHH
- the LOC134211285 gene encoding cuticle protein 19-like isoform X1; translated protein: MYKQIIALVACLAAVATALPYKPAAEPHHEPKEVHHPAQYKFEYGVKDGHTGDHKTQWEHRDGDHVKGQYTLEEADGGHRLVEYESDAHGGIQIQVKRVGGHGSAPKVHHEPIPVIPVKVHPKKHRH